Below is a genomic region from Bacillus cereus group sp. RP43.
AAATTTGAAGAAACACAGAGTTGAACTACTCATCACTTAACGTCCTAAGTACGGAAACCTAGCGGTTTCTAATTGATTAGGATATCTACCGGCACTTCTGTACTTTGTAAAGCAGAAACTAATGCTTTACCTTGATCTTCGAATGATGCAGTATTTCCATCTGTGATAAATGCTGGTGGATAATCTTTTGTAACATATTTAAAAATAGAAGCTATCTCTACTTCAGGTAATTTTTCAAAGTCTTTCTCCCCTAAGTAAGCCCAACCAAAGATACGCATAAAATCTTGTACTTCTTTAGTTGTTTTCCATCTTAGCTAAAGCTGGCACATTATATGGACCACAAAATAGCAACACACCTACTATTGTAGAAGGATCTACAATAACGCTAATTTTGGTTAATTTCGCATATTCGGGAGAGATTTGAATATTAACGAGTTGACCAGATATTTGTGCTCCAGCAGAATCTCCTGCAAAATAAACGCGATCTAGTTTTAGGTCATATTCCTTTGCATTTTCTTTTATATATTCATAAGCCTCACCTAGTTGGAGTACTGGTGTAGGATATTCTCTTTTAGGAGCAAGAGCATAGTTTATATTCACCAATGTATAACCATAGGCAGCTAACTCTACTGCATCCCCAGTGATATCTGATTTATCACCACCTACAAATCCACCGCCATGTACCCAAAAAATAACAGGAGTTTTTTCTGTATAATCTTTCGGATAAACGATGTCTAATGTGCCATCTGGAAACTTAGATTTATAATTTATATCCTTAACGATTTTTGTTTCTTGTAGGGCTTTTTCATAACCCAGTGACGGAATGAACGTTCCCCCCTTCGAATGCTTTTTTAATTAAAGAAGCATTTAGAACTAGTAAAAGATTCCAATAACTAAATCCCACAAGAACTAATCCAAAAACTATGAGGAAAGATATAAGAATTTTTTCCATGCTCCTCTAGGTTTTTGTTTTTTTATTTTCATAATAAAATCTTCTCCATTTCTTATTTGGTTACTACCTTAATTTAGGCCTAGATTAGAATATGAATTAAATTTGTTTCCCCCTCCTTGACCTGGTGATAATGGTTCACCGTTGAATATATTGTTTATTGGTAGATCAGCTGTTACTCCGGTTCTGGTGCAAAAATAAAGTAAAAGAGAATAAAGCATATATATTCCTAACGGAATCGTATCTTATGCTACAAGTCCAAACAATTGATGGACGAATTCGTTTGTCCAATTCCGGGCCATACTGATGAACCCAACGCATAATCGTGGTATGAGAAATAGATAAGCCCCGTTCCTTCATCATTTCCACCAAATCACGAAAACTGAGATTATACCGTAAGTACCATCTTACCGTTAACAAAATTATATCAGATTGATAATGCTTCCATTTGAACAAATTTTCCTTTTTCATACTGATCACACACCATTTCTAGAGTAGTAATATCAGTATGTTCAAGTTTTATAGATTTTTTGCACCAGAACCCTTACTGCCCACGAATAGCGGGATAAAGTCATGACAAAAATCCGATAATAAAAAAGAGGTGATTTTGATGAGAAAATGGAATGAACAGGCAGCACCGAATAATAATTTGCCATCCAGCACAATTCGGTCATCTGAACTCCTGTTAGAAAAGAAAGCAGACCATGAATTTTCAGAGGAACTTTCTGATGGTGGAGAAAGAGATAAAAACATTCAAATACTCAAAAATAGTTCTAAATAGAAAAAACTGATGCAGCGGTGGCGATGAAAAAATCGCCACTATTTTTTTCTTTGTACACCATATTCTCTCGAAAATACGTTTCAAAATTATATGCCCAAATCAAATAGATTATTGTATAGTTTAAATATTAGATCGCCTAAGAAGAACTATGCAGCAGTTAGTGATGTTCCTCAATCACTTTCGAGAAAAAGATATTAACTTTGTTTCATTACTTATTATAAGGGGGGGATTAGACATGGCACAACAAAGCCTGAAGCGTGAGCTGCAACCACGCCACATTAGACTTATGGCGATAGGCGGGATGATTGGGACAGGAATTTTCAAAGGAAGTGCAGATACGATTTCAGCTGCAGGACCTGGTATCGTTTTTTCTTATTTATTTGCAGGGTTTCTCCTTCTCATTGTTATGAGCGCAATAGCCGAAATGGCTATTGCTTATCCGGGTTTAAATATTCAAGGGATGATTCAAAAAGCTTTCGGTTCTCGTTTCGCCTTTGTTGTTGGTTGGCTCTACTGGATCGACTGGATTTTAGTTATTATTGTTGAAGTTTTGGCAGGGGGTAGCTTTTTACAATACTGGATTCCATCCGCTCCCTTATGGCTGCTTAGTTTAGCATGTACGGTGCTTCTTCTATTTATCAACTTGATTAGCGTCAAACTTTACGGTGAAATAGAGTTTTGGCTTGCAAGTGTCAAAATTATTACTCTGGTTTTATTTATTTTGCTTGGTTTTGCTTTATTATTTGGCTTCATTCCAAATCATGAAGCAGCGTATTTCACAAACTATACAAGTCACGGCGGATTCTTTCCAAAAGGATGGGGAAGTATTGTCACAGCACTCTTAATAGTTGTCTTTTCTTTTGGAGGCTCAGAATTAATCGGATTAACTGTAACAGAAACGAAAAACGTGGAACAGACGCTTCCTAAAGTAGTAAAAGGGGTCATGTTCCGAGTAGTTTTATTTTACACATTACCTATTCTCATCATCACTGGACTTATCCCTTGGGACGAAGTAGGAAAGCAAGGCAGTCCTTTCGTGCAGGTTTTCTCTGCAACCGGATTACAAGGTGTAGCACATATTATGAACTTCATTTTATTGACCGCTGTGCTGTCCGCTGCTAATTCAGGAATGTATGCTACTTCTCGCATTTTGTACTCTCTGGCACAAAATAACGAGGCTCCGGCTTTATTCTCGCGTCTTACTAAGCGCGGTGTTCCTGTCTGGGGAGTTCTTGTCAGTTGCACTGGTTTATTAATTGGATCTTTTATCGCGTTCCTTACACCAGAGCATGTCTTTGGCTATTTGATGTCTATCCCGGGCTTTACTGTTTTGCTCATTTGGACTAGCATTTGCCTTGCACAATTTAAGTTGCGTAAACAGTATTCTAAAATGCCGTATTTTCGCGTGTGGTTATTTCCTTACAGTACCTTGTTTGCTGCAGCTGCCTTGGCAATTATTTTCATTTTCTTCTTGTTCAATGCAGGCAATATAATTAACTCTATTGTATGCGCAAGTATTCTTATCCTTTTATCCGTCCTATCCATTTTGGTTGGTAGAAAGGAATCGAAATAAAAATCTTCAGCTAAAAAGGGGTGCTATCGCACCGTAGTGGGCTTTCCAGTTCGGAAAATCTGTAATTGTTTTTCGAAGTGAACGATATGGCATCCCTTCTTGCATTTGGGATGTATAAAGTTTACTCCAATAATATAAAAAATTGGTGGTTCTGAGCAAAAACGATTGCAAGTAACATCGTTTTTGCTCCAGAACCTTTATTTTCATCTACTCCTTTTCTGGCCAAATTTTCGCGTTTGGTTCTAATAACCACTTGTGGTCTTCCTCCATGATACGATCATTCCATGGATGATTCTCAAGATGTCGAATCATCCAACAAAAATACATTGCATATCCAGGCGCAGTTGCTTGCGGGTGGTCTAGCTCACCTGGAATCGTAATAAAGCTATTATGTACGACGCGATAAGCATCCTCACCAACCATTGCACACCCAAATCCCTGTGGCTTGTTAAATCGATAATAATATACCTCCGGTTGATCATGTTGATGCGGTGGATAACTGGACCATCGACCTGGATAAGAAATAACTTCTCCTACTACCATATTAGAGTATGCCGCATTGTTATAGTCAAAAATTGTACGAATAACACGCTGCGCCGTTCCCTCCCATACCCCTTCTCCAGCTACAACACTTTGGCAATCATTTGGAGTATACAACTTGGATGCAAATTCTTCTTCATTATCCGTTTTTTGAACAAGTACTTCACTGTCTGAAAGAGCAGTAATTGTAACCTTTACATTTTTCGCCACATGCAAACACCAAGGGTTTTCTTCAAAAACAGACTCTCTTTGAATAACTTCTACATTTCCTTCCCACTCTAAACGTATTGTCCCTTCTAATAAAAGAACTGCTGTTTCATTCTTATTATCTAATAACAGCTCTTCTTTTCCATTAGACATCTTATATATGCCTATATCCATTAACATATCACTGCATTGACCGTTCATTTCTGTTAATACATTATACCCTTCTTTTAATTCACCTAATTTTCCTAACATGACTTCTCCCCCTTTTTATTTAATGACTACTATATAATTTTCGAGCTTTGTCAGTTAACTAAATTACGAGTTTCCTCTATCTATTAATGAAGAAAACTTTTCTGGTTATGCTCTGTTTTCACTTCCGAATATTCGCATATGATTTTTAACGTTTTCGTATGCAGCCTCAATTACATCCTGATGATACGTAAAGTAATCTGAATAAGGAGTATTTAGGGCAGCAGTGTTAACCGCAGCAATTACATTCTGAAACGTGGCTGTTGCTACATTAATTTTACGAACACCATGTTGAATACATTGCTTGAAATCCTCTGGACTAATGCCAGAACCACCATGTAATACTAGTGGAATACGAACTACCTCATTAATTTCTTGTAGGCGGTCTAATCGTAAATCAGGATCTCCATTGTACATACCATGCGCATTTCCAATCGCAACAGCTAGCGCATCTACGTCTGTTTCTTCTGCAAATCGTTTTGCTTCTTTAGTGCTTGTCAGCAACATTTCAATATCTTCTGAGCCGTCCTCACTACCACCTACTCTGCCAATCTCAGCTTCTACTGTCGCTCCGTACTGTTTCGCAAGCGCTACAATTTCTATTGTCTTTTGGATATTCTCCTCTAACGGATAGTGAGAGCCATCAAACATAACCGAACTAAAACCAATTTCTAATGTCTCTTTAATCTTTTCAAACGTCATCCCGTGATCAAAGTGAACTGCTACTGGGACGGTCGCTTTTTTCGCCGCAGCTACCATCAAAGGACCTATCAGATGAATTGGCGAATGATTCAAACGAACTTCCGCAATTTGTAGAATAAGCGGAGAACGCAACTCTTCTGCTGCTTTAATAGCTCCCATTACCATTTCCATATTAGCGACACTGAAAGCTCCGATCCCATAATTCTCTTGATTTGCCTTTATTAAAATATCTTTCATTTGAACTAATGGCATTACACATTCACCTTTTTCAATATTATTTATTACATGAATAAACAAACGTCTCGTCTTTTTACTCCTTATGCAATCTCACACTGGGGAAACTAAAGACCTGCTTTCTCTTGTATAAATCTCCGGGCTTTTAATGCGTATTCAAAAGGATTCGCTAAAGCCGGGTCTTGCTCTGCTTCTACCACAAACCAACCCTTATAATCAGAGTTTGCAAGGATAGTAAACACTTCATCAAATACAATTACGCCATCTCCTGGAACTGTAAATGCCCCATTCTTCACTGCCTGTAAGAAGCTTAAATCGTTATCCTTTACAGCATCTACTACTTCTTGGCGAATATCTTTTAAATGTACGTGTTTAATACGAGGTAAATATTTTTTCAAAATATAAAGCGGCTCTTCTCCTGAAAAAACAAGATGACCTGTATCAAAAAGCAGGGATACAAGCTCTGGATCCGTCATTTCCATTAACTTTTCAATTTCTGCTGTTGTTTGAACGCCCGTACCCATATGATGATGGTATACAATATGTAGACCCTTTTCCTGAGCTAATTTACCGAGGTGATGTAACCCATCCGCAAGCTTATCCCACTCTTCCTCTGTAAAAACAGGCTTGTTTTGAAATAGCGGTACATCCATTAAACCTTGAATACTATGCCCTTGCTCTGATACAACGATGACTTTTGCACCCATATCATGCAAGAAATCTCTATGTTTAATAAATGCTTGTACCGTCTCTTCAAGCGGCTTCGTTGTCAAGAACGCACTAAACCATGCGCTAGCAATCTCCAGGTTTCGTAATTCCAAAGATTTTTTCAATACAACTGTATTTCTCGGATATTTATTACCTACTTCACTTCCATTAAATCCAGCTAGTGCCATCTCACTAATACATTGTTCAAACGTATTTTCTGCTCCTAACTCCGGCATATCATCATTTGTCCATGCAATTGGTGCAATTCCAAGCTTAATCTTATTTTCTTTAAACATCCCCTTGTCTCTCCTCTTCGCAAAATGTTATAGAATTTCGCCAACTTCTCTTATCTGTTCGTTAAAAAGAGAGCTTTCTATAAATATGTATATAGATAAAATGCTCCCTTTGTGCCCTAACCTAATAAGACCTTGCCTTTTGCAAGTTACTTACTTTACTCTCATACGCAGCTTGTACACTTTGACTATTAGATACTTCTGCAACACCTACATGCCACCATGAATCGTATCCATTTGTCATTGTTTTTGGTAATACTTTAATATCAATCAATGTAGAAACTGTTTGTTTTTTTGCATCTTTAAGTGCTTCCTGTAGTTGTTCTATCGATGTAACACGATACGTTTTTACGCCATATCCAGCCGCGCTAGCTGCAAAATCAATTTTCATAATAGCACCGTTTAACATACTAGTTTCTTGGTTCCGGTAGCGAAACTCTGTTCCAAGGCTCCTCATTCCGTTACCCATTTGTAAGTTATTAATACAACCAAATCCGGAGTTATCAAACAATAAAACGTTAATTTTTTTGTTTTCTTGAAGACTTGTTACGAGCTCAGAATGAAGCATTTGGTAACTGCCATCCCCTACCATTGCATATACTTCTTTCGATGGTTCAGCTAGCTTTGCACCAAGTGCACCTGCAACTTCATAGCCCATGCAAGAGTATCCATACTCCATGTGATATGTATTTGGTTTTCTTATTGCCCACATTCTTTGTAAATCACCTGGAAGACTTCCTGCCGCACCAACAATAATTGCATCTTCATCAAGTAATGTATT
It encodes:
- a CDS encoding amino acid permease, whose product is MAQQSLKRELQPRHIRLMAIGGMIGTGIFKGSADTISAAGPGIVFSYLFAGFLLLIVMSAIAEMAIAYPGLNIQGMIQKAFGSRFAFVVGWLYWIDWILVIIVEVLAGGSFLQYWIPSAPLWLLSLACTVLLLFINLISVKLYGEIEFWLASVKIITLVLFILLGFALLFGFIPNHEAAYFTNYTSHGGFFPKGWGSIVTALLIVVFSFGGSELIGLTVTETKNVEQTLPKVVKGVMFRVVLFYTLPILIITGLIPWDEVGKQGSPFVQVFSATGLQGVAHIMNFILLTAVLSAANSGMYATSRILYSLAQNNEAPALFSRLTKRGVPVWGVLVSCTGLLIGSFIAFLTPEHVFGYLMSIPGFTVLLIWTSICLAQFKLRKQYSKMPYFRVWLFPYSTLFAAAALAIIFIFFLFNAGNIINSIVCASILILLSVLSILVGRKESK
- a CDS encoding 5-deoxy-glucuronate isomerase, producing MLGKLGELKEGYNVLTEMNGQCSDMLMDIGIYKMSNGKEELLLDNKNETAVLLLEGTIRLEWEGNVEVIQRESVFEENPWCLHVAKNVKVTITALSDSEVLVQKTDNEEEFASKLYTPNDCQSVVAGEGVWEGTAQRVIRTIFDYNNAAYSNMVVGEVISYPGRWSSYPPHQHDQPEVYYYRFNKPQGFGCAMVGEDAYRVVHNSFITIPGELDHPQATAPGYAMYFCWMIRHLENHPWNDRIMEEDHKWLLEPNAKIWPEKE
- a CDS encoding class II fructose-bisphosphate aldolase translates to MPLVQMKDILIKANQENYGIGAFSVANMEMVMGAIKAAEELRSPLILQIAEVRLNHSPIHLIGPLMVAAAKKATVPVAVHFDHGMTFEKIKETLEIGFSSVMFDGSHYPLEENIQKTIEIVALAKQYGATVEAEIGRVGGSEDGSEDIEMLLTSTKEAKRFAEETDVDALAVAIGNAHGMYNGDPDLRLDRLQEINEVVRIPLVLHGGSGISPEDFKQCIQHGVRKINVATATFQNVIAAVNTAALNTPYSDYFTYHQDVIEAAYENVKNHMRIFGSENRA
- the iolE gene encoding myo-inosose-2 dehydratase, which codes for MFKENKIKLGIAPIAWTNDDMPELGAENTFEQCISEMALAGFNGSEVGNKYPRNTVVLKKSLELRNLEIASAWFSAFLTTKPLEETVQAFIKHRDFLHDMGAKVIVVSEQGHSIQGLMDVPLFQNKPVFTEEEWDKLADGLHHLGKLAQEKGLHIVYHHHMGTGVQTTAEIEKLMEMTDPELVSLLFDTGHLVFSGEEPLYILKKYLPRIKHVHLKDIRQEVVDAVKDNDLSFLQAVKNGAFTVPGDGVIVFDEVFTILANSDYKGWFVVEAEQDPALANPFEYALKARRFIQEKAGL